The sequence TACGAACACAAGAAATCCGCTCATGCGGGTGCAGGGCATCTCCAAGGTTCTGGGCGGGCGCGAGATACTCAAATCCGTGAGTCTTGATCTTTATGAAGGCGAAATGAAGGTGCTCATCGGTCCCTCGGGGGGCGGCAAGAGTACGCTCTTGCAATGCATGAACTATCTTATCGTGCCCGACCGGGGCGAAATCGAGCTGGACGGCAGGCGCGTGGATCCGCGCAAAGCGCGCGAGCTGTGCGAATTTCGTCAGCAGGTGGGCATGATCTTCCAGGATTTCAATCTTTTCGACCACCTGACCGCCTCGGAAAACGTCAGCATCGCCCTGCGCAAGGTCAAGGGCATGAGCCGCGCCCGGGCCAAGGCCCGTGCCAAGGCCGAGCTGGAGCGCGTCGGCCTGGCCGACAAGGGGCATCTCTATCCGGCGGAGTTGTCCGGCGGGCAGAAGCAGCGCGTGTCCATCGCCCGCGCCCTGGCCATGGATCCCAA is a genomic window of Desulfomicrobium baculatum DSM 4028 containing:
- a CDS encoding amino acid ABC transporter ATP-binding protein, with translation MVNTNTRNPLMRVQGISKVLGGREILKSVSLDLYEGEMKVLIGPSGGGKSTLLQCMNYLIVPDRGEIELDGRRVDPRKARELCEFRQQVGMIFQDFNLFDHLTASENVSIALRKVKGMSRARAKARAKAELERVGLADKGHLYPAELSGGQKQRVSIARALAMDPKVMLLDEPTSALDPELVSEVLTVIRGLAQNGMTMVMATHQMGFTRSLADEVLFMQEGRIIEQGSPKDLLAEGSGTRTLDFCSQILDVEGACA